TAACATCCGAGTAGATTGCGATTGTGTTGATCGGATATGATGTAGAGCATGTTTGTCGATTGCATAAGGACCTCATTTTTTCCATAAATTCATTACGGCACCATTTGTTCCAAAGACGGGATCGGAAGTGGGCATTGGTACTTTGGGGATATTTTTCAGCGCGTGTTTGTGTTCACGGGCACTTTCTCGACACAGATCCGGGTGCTGTCCATCGGGATACGCGCCTACGACTAATAGATCTGAACTCGCGCCCAGGTTTTTGTGTCCCACGCCCGCGGGAATTACCATGACATCTCCCGGTCCGATTGTCAAGCGCACACCGTGTTCACCGCCCATACACACTCTGGCACTTCCCTGCGCTATGCCCAGTACTTCGTGCGCTGTGGCGTGGTAGTGGTGAAAGGAATAGATGCCGTTGCGCCACGAACGCGACCAGCGATTGGCTGCAAATATCTGCTCAAATGCCCGTGCGGGATCGTTTTCGGGTAGTGACAGTGCGTTTTGATAGACGATGAGGGGGAACGCGTTATTTGGAACCACACCGTCGTCTCGAAAATAATGTGGTGTTATTTGCACATCTTTTTGGACGAATTCCATAATTTTCCTTTCGCGTGGATTTGAGAGGTTTTAAGTTATTCATCTTGTGTGTTTTGTAAAGAATTAAAGATGGAGGAATGTAAAAGAAAAAACAAATCTTGACAAATGAACATTTGTGCACTAATTTTTTGAAGTGTGTTTATTTTGTTTAGGCTGCTCTATGTGGGGTGTTCTATGATGTATTACCGACGAAAAGTTTTGTTGGCATTGGTTGAGGCATTTGGCGGCAGACTAAAGCGGACAGATTTTCAAAAACTGCTCTTTTTGTTTTGCCAATATACCGGGCAGAATTTCTACGATTTTTTTCCATATAAATATGGTGGATTTAGTTTCTTGTCTTATCAAGATAAGAGTCGTCTGGTATCACAAGACCTTTTAGGTCGGGACGAGGATTTTGAATTTATAGCAGATGTGTCTTTTGTCGAGCAACTCAAGTCAAAAGATCAAGTTGCTCTTAAGACTTTTGTTGCTGAAACAAATGGATTGCGAGGGAATCCACTCATTCGAAAAACCTATCTCGAGTTTCCTGCTTACGCCTGTCAAAGTACGATTCTTTCAGAAATATTAAGCGAGGATGAAATTGCGTCCTTGCGGCCTTTGTGGAGGCGGGATACATCGCCCTGTCTTTTCACAATTGGATATGAAGGTAAAAGTATTGATGCCTATCTTAATCAATTGATTGCCAATAATGTTAAGGCACTCGTTGATGTGCGTAAAAATCCATTATCTATGAAATACGGTTTTTCTAAAACGAGATTGCGAAGTTATATAGAAAGCGTTGGCCTTCAATATTACCATTTGCCAGAGTTGGGCATTCCATCAAATTTGCGACGGAATCTAAATTTACCTGATGCATATCGAGATTTGTTTGAATATTATCGTACGAAAATTTTACCAGACCAATTCGAGAGTCTCGAAGATGTAAAGACATTGTTGAGCAAAAATACGCGTATTGCATTGACGTGCTTTGAAAAAGAGCATCACTGCTGCCACCGCAATCAGGTGACGGAATACTTAAAGAAGAGCGCAGATTTTAGCACCCGAGTTAGCCATTTATAGGACTTAAAGAATGAATCTTGAAATTCCTCAAGCAAAAGTGTTCATTACGGTCAAGACCTATCCTCAACCTTCGAGCAGTTATGGAGAATTGGTTTGTACAGCGGGATTACTCAATGGCGAACAGTGGGTTCGAATTTATCCCATTCCGTTTCGATTTTTACAGGATAATCAGCAGTATCCGAAATACAGTTGGATTACGCTTGATTTGGAAAGAAGAACACAGGATTTTCGACCCGAGAGCTATCGGCCACGTCGAGGCATTGATGAACCTATTCAAGTAGGCGATGTACTGGGTACTCAAGATGCATGGGCTGGACGAAAGGAGTTTGTACTGAAGGAAGTTTTTACATCTATGAAGGAGCTTATCAAACTGGCCAAAGCCAAGCCAAAATACAAATCGCTCGCTACACTTAAGCC
The window above is part of the Gemmatimonadota bacterium genome. Proteins encoded here:
- a CDS encoding cupin domain-containing protein — its product is MEFVQKDVQITPHYFRDDGVVPNNAFPLIVYQNALSLPENDPARAFEQIFAANRWSRSWRNGIYSFHHYHATAHEVLGIAQGSARVCMGGEHGVRLTIGPGDVMVIPAGVGHKNLGASSDLLVVGAYPDGQHPDLCRESAREHKHALKNIPKVPMPTSDPVFGTNGAVMNLWKK
- a CDS encoding DUF488 family protein, yielding MMYYRRKVLLALVEAFGGRLKRTDFQKLLFLFCQYTGQNFYDFFPYKYGGFSFLSYQDKSRLVSQDLLGRDEDFEFIADVSFVEQLKSKDQVALKTFVAETNGLRGNPLIRKTYLEFPAYACQSTILSEILSEDEIASLRPLWRRDTSPCLFTIGYEGKSIDAYLNQLIANNVKALVDVRKNPLSMKYGFSKTRLRSYIESVGLQYYHLPELGIPSNLRRNLNLPDAYRDLFEYYRTKILPDQFESLEDVKTLLSKNTRIALTCFEKEHHCCHRNQVTEYLKKSADFSTRVSHL